One Peterkaempfera bronchialis DNA window includes the following coding sequences:
- a CDS encoding DUF3037 domain-containing protein, with the protein MSREQQQPERHDFEYAVLRAVPRVERGECINVGVLLYCRTAGFVGVRTHLDEARLLALDPRADVEGVRRALRGVEGVCLGGEHAGPAAADSPGQRFRWLTAPRSTVVQPGPVHTGLTADPQADLERLAELLVR; encoded by the coding sequence ATGAGCAGGGAGCAGCAGCAGCCGGAGCGGCATGACTTCGAGTACGCGGTGCTGCGCGCGGTGCCCCGGGTGGAGCGCGGCGAGTGCATCAACGTCGGGGTGCTGCTCTACTGCCGTACGGCCGGCTTCGTCGGCGTACGCACCCACCTGGACGAGGCGCGGCTGCTGGCGCTCGACCCCCGGGCGGACGTCGAGGGCGTGCGGCGGGCGCTGCGCGGGGTGGAGGGCGTCTGCCTGGGCGGTGAGCACGCCGGGCCGGCGGCGGCGGACAGCCCCGGGCAGCGGTTCCGCTGGCTGACCGCGCCGCGCAGCACCGTGGTGCAGCCCGGGCCGGTGCACACCGGTCTCACCGCCGACCCGCAGGCCGACCTGGAACGGCTGGCGGAGCTGCTGGTCCGCTGA
- a CDS encoding thiol:disulfide interchange protein DsbA/DsbL, whose protein sequence is MKLLTRGAALLAALATALCPASAASSASAGDTRQGYVRLAHPQAVRESGKREVVEFFWYDCPHSQRLEKPLAAWAARHRADVRLRRVPAVWPGAPAMAAHARLYYTLERLGLVDRLQGAVFHAVRDRHRSLTTEAAAADWAAGQGVDRARFRGAYESAQVRRETREAPRLLERYAVPELPSIVVQGRYRTAPTTAGGVEKMMPVVDRLVRRVNDGR, encoded by the coding sequence ATGAAGCTCTTGACGCGTGGCGCCGCCCTGCTGGCGGCGCTGGCCACCGCTCTCTGCCCCGCCTCCGCCGCCTCCTCCGCCTCCGCCGGTGACACCCGGCAGGGATATGTCAGGCTCGCCCACCCGCAGGCCGTCCGGGAGTCGGGCAAGCGGGAGGTGGTGGAGTTCTTCTGGTACGACTGCCCGCACTCCCAGCGCCTGGAGAAGCCACTCGCCGCCTGGGCCGCTCGGCACCGCGCCGATGTGCGGCTGCGCCGGGTGCCGGCGGTCTGGCCGGGTGCCCCCGCGATGGCCGCGCACGCCCGCCTCTACTACACCCTGGAGCGGCTGGGCCTGGTCGACCGCCTGCAGGGCGCGGTCTTCCACGCGGTGCGCGACCGGCACCGCAGCCTCACCACCGAGGCTGCCGCCGCCGACTGGGCCGCCGGGCAGGGCGTCGACCGGGCCCGCTTCCGTGGCGCCTATGAGTCCGCCCAGGTCCGGCGGGAGACCCGGGAGGCGCCCAGGCTGCTGGAGCGCTACGCCGTGCCGGAACTGCCGAGCATCGTGGTGCAGGGCCGCTACCGCACCGCGCCGACGACGGCGGGCGGGGTGGAGAAGATGATGCCGGTGGTCGACCGCCTGGTGCGCCGGGTGAACGACGGCCGGTAG